Below is a genomic region from Rosa chinensis cultivar Old Blush chromosome 5, RchiOBHm-V2, whole genome shotgun sequence.
GACAAGACCAATATAGAGTTGTCATCGTGCATTTGTCTTTGCCGTTGGCATTGCAACTATTTGAAAAAGCTAAAGAAATGAAGATGATGGAAAAAGACTATGTATGGATCACCACAGATCCTATTACTAGCCTAGTACATTCCTTCAATGCCTCCACCATTTCCGCAATGCAGGGGGTTATCGGAGTCAAGAGCTTCTTCCCTGAAAGTGAGAGTCCCCAATTTCAGGGTTTTCATCGTAGATTTCGTAAAAGGTTCAGCTCAGAATATCCtgaagaagaaaacaatgaTCCTGGGGTCTTCGCGGCACAGGCCTATGATGCTGCAAGGGCAGTGGTTCTAGCAGTGACACAAAGAAAACACAATGGGAGGCCCTTGTTGGAAAATATTCTTCGAAGTGATTTTCATGGCTTAAGTGGAAAAATTCAGTTCACTGACCAAAAATTACCACTACAAAAAATGTTCCAGATCATCAATGTTATAGGAAAGAGTTACAGAGAACTCGGATATTGGTCAGATGGATTAGGCTTCACACAGACTATCGGGGGAAATGATACTACCAGTTCATCCATGAAAGATTTTGGATCAGTGTTTTGGCCAGGGGGGACTTTCTATACTCCAAAAGGATGGACTGTATCAACAAGTTCAAAGCCATTGAGAATCGGAGTGCCTACCGGAGCGGCATTCAAACAGTATGCAAATGTAGAAAAAGATCCCTTGGGTAATAACTTCTCATTTGGTGGAATTGCAATTGATCTCTTCGAAGAAACCCTAATCAAGCTGCCTTATCATTTGCCATATGAATTCTTCCCATTTAATGGCACATATGATTCATTAGTGCAGCAAATTCATTCTAGTGTAAGTGACTTACTTGCATTCTCCTTTCTTGATCAACTTAATTAGTTCCAACTTGTATGTgattattatatttatttttatttcttatgATCAACTCTAATGAAACTTAATTGACTTGAAATTGTCTGTGCATTGAAGCAGAAATTTGATGCTGtagttggtgatgtagcaatAGTGTCGCAAAGATATCAGTATGCAGAATTCACAAACCCTTATTCTGAAGCAGGACTGATGATGATAGTTCCAGTCAGGTCCAAATTTTGCAGCAAAGCATGGTTATTCATGAACCCTTTCACACGAGCCATGTGGGCGCTCATAGTGGCCATCAATGTCTACAATGGTTTTGTCGTTTGGTTGATAGAGAGAAACTACTGCCCCGAACTCAGAGGTTCTCTGCCAAATCAAATTGGAACCTTGATTTGGCTTTCCTTCACCACTCTATGCTCCTTACATGGTAACtacttcaaaattttaaatCTTATTTTTTACCTCTACATTGAACGATAATATGCCTAATATTACTCCAACTAATTTGACTGGGAAAAGGAGAAAAGCTACATAGCAATTTGTCAAGGATGACAATGGTGGTCTGGTTATTTGTCGcactagtcatcacacagacaTACACCGCCAACCTCACCAGCATGCTCACGGTCCAGCAACTTGAACCAGCTGTAGCAGGTGTTGATGCACTTCTACAAAGCAATGCCGTTGTTGGTTATTGTAAGGGATCATTTGTTTCTATGTATCTAAAGAAAGTCTTGAAATTTTCCCCTGATCACATTCAGGAGTTTAGCTCCCCGGAAGAGTATGCGAAAGCCCTCAAAAGCAAAGCAATTGCTGCTGCATTTCTTGAAGTCCCTTTTGCCAAGATATTCCTCGGACAATACTGCAAAGATTTTGTGTCGGTTGGGCCAACATTCAAAGTCGGAGGATTTGGATTCGTAATGCTCTCTCTCTGTGCCAAATCTCTTCTGCACTTCAATTTTTCAACTATTAAGTAGTAGgtactcatgattaaaatttctCATCTGGTTTGTGTGACGTAATTTTGCCACAGGCATTTCCAAGGGGGTCACCATTACTTCCGAGTGTAAATGAAGCAATGCTGAAGGTGGCCGAAAGCGGTAAGCTTCGAGAGTTGGAGAACGACATGCTGGCATCTCAGAAATGCTTGGATGCAGAAACAGATGGTAGAACCCCAAGTCTAAGCCCCAGCAGCTTTTGGGTACTATTCACATTCTCAGGAGGGACATCAACAATTGCTCTTCTGGTTTACATTTTCCGCattcataaatcgatgcttaagCACAAAACAATCTGGAACTTAATGTTGGCTGTAATCAACCAATGGGGGAATCCAAGTATGCAGAGGTTCTCAAGAAGAGACAGCGACATTAGTCCAGAAACTCCGACACATTCTGCAAATGTCCCTAACTTGCAGGCTCAggtctagattttttttttgaaagggtttTGACTACCGGATTTATGTACTAGAGTCATGTTCCTTAAGACCTCTGGATCATTATAGTAGTTTGAGGCATAAACATGTAACTTGTAAAGTATCAAAATTGAACATGTAACAAGGCAATTACTTCTCATATTTAGGGGTTTAGGACCCTAAACCCATAAATTGAAAACAGAGTAGGCTGTTTACCATCAAAACGGacagtaaaagtaaaatggcccattaccccttttttttttgattgagcCCATTAGTTTTATAGCAAGTAAATTCCCTTGTTTCCCGTTCATCGTGTCGGTAGATCATTTTGGCTAGAGACACGTGTTGGTCCCCTAGCTGTTTGGGGTTGGCGTGTCCCCCCATTAAGAAATGATCGAATATATGAAATCCAGTGTTTCACTTTCCTTTCACACACACACTGTTTTTCATTTGATTTCTGCATTCTCAGATTGGACCCCTAACACTGACTCTCTACcgtctcgccgtcgaaggtaaCTCTCTGACCAACTTTTGATCTGCGTTTGGTGAAGTCAGTGAATATTTACGGTTTCAGATTTAGCACAATCATATCATATGGATTCAGATAAGTTGGTTGGTCTATTTCTGTGAATGATTCCTTTGCACTAGTATTTCTCtatttgttcattgattttagAGTTGGCAACTGATTATGAGTGAGTTGTTCACTGAAGGTTGTTATGTAGTTGACACTATGCTTCATTTATACTTCTCGTTTAGGGAAACAAACAATTGAAACaagttgtttaattttttttattgttggcTGAGGCAAAAATCTTGATCAGGCCAATTTGATGATCAGGTTTGGTTGCTTGCTATTTGCTGATTGTTAATTGGGTAGTGGGTTATGGAGTAGTTCATCTAAATTTGAAAGAAGATTTAATCTTTACATATGATGATGAGAACCTTTAATTTATCTTGATACTCTCTAATCCTAGTATATGGAGAGGAGACAGCTTATGAATTGCAAACTCTCTGATCCTACTTTAACTGATTTACACCAAACAGGTATTTTATAAAGAGAGTAAGAATGGAAGCTGCTGGTATGCTGTCTTTCTAACAACTGGTCTCTGtttatatgtttttcctttttattcgTCACTTCCTTTTAGATACCAACTATTATTTTGTAATCATATCAATGGATTTTCTGAATTTGGTTTTGGTACGTGTTACATGAAGAATGATTATAGAAACTTGGGAGgggcttaattttttgtctttcgAATGATCAGGGCATTGTGGGAAGTCAGGACTGATGAAAGGTGATAAAGCTTCCAAGAACAAATTTGGGGCAGCTAATCCCACTGAAGCAAACCAAGATGCTCCAGTTCAGAGCGTGGATAGTCCATTGGAGTCATGGATCTTTAGCACTGCAGCGTGCTATCATGTTACACAACAGCGGGAGATTTTGGAGAATTATACTAGTGGCAATTTTGGCAAAGTCCGCACAATAACTGGTGCTGCAATGGATGTTGTGGGTAAGGGTGATGTTCGCATCAAACTGTCCAGTAATGCCACATGGATTCTACGTGATGTGAAACACATTCCAGCTTGTGTGTGGAATTTAATTTCTGTGGGTCAGTTGGCTGAAAAAGGCTATAGGATGATACTCTCTAGTGGCAGCTGGAAGATTTCGACAGGAGATTTTGCTTTTACTGTCCCTGTCCCTCCCCCTGATCCAAATCAGCCTATGCACGGCAGTACTTACCTAGCACCTTCACCCTAGTTCGACGGTGTCAGTGTGGCTTTATTTCCGAAGGTTATAATCAATCATTTAAGTATTAGTGTGGAGCTTCGTAACCTTGTTATCGTAGATTCTGTCAAATGAACTTATAAGCAATGATCTTCTGTTTACTATGGCATAATGCTACTCTTATCTGAATGTTATTCAGAATATTAATATATTTGGTGCATGTTTATAATATTTTGCAGTTCCTTAAAGATTTTATCTTGTCTGTGACATTCTGTATGTTTCCTAATGTGAGTGAAGAAAATCACTTAAGCAAACCATCTTACATTCTTTCTGATTCTCCTTGAGCAAACAAAGAACAGTGATGGGATATCCAGCAAGCGCATATGCTTACCCCAGGCAATGGCAATCACAAAGAAGAATACACACGCCATGGAACTCCCACCAATAGTCCACATGAACTTCTTATTTCCTGTTTTAAGTTCTTCATCGAACAGTTCGATCCCTATATTCATGCCAAAGATCCCGGCAACAACGATAAACGCATTCACCACAAGTGTTGCTGTGGATAAAACTACTCCCATCTGCAGCAGCTGATTCTGTTTGTCATCCAGCATTATGTTAATGTAATCCTCTGTGTCGTCTACATCCTCCCTCAGCTGAAATTCCAAGTCATGATCatcataaacaaaagaaaaaaagagacaGAAAAACTAGTTGACTTTCAGTTGTAAAAGATTAATAATGCTAAATACGGAGACCACATTTAATGTACCGTGTGACATGTTAACAATCGGATGTGATTCGTTAAAAGTGGTCTGGAAATGTAGTCATTTTAGGATTAACTAGACTGATCTGAGTTGCAGATATACCGTGGATAACTTGTTTAGTGTGCCATCAATTTGGACAAAGTATGCCTCCAAAAGCATTTCTAGCTCCTCAACATCAAGCTGCTTGCTTGTACCTGTACCAGTATCGCTGTTCCTGCAGATTTAGAAACTAGAGATGTTCTTACATGATTTTCAAACTTTTCATATTCGAAATCATAGAGAGAGATTACTAGCTCGCTACGTGCCTGTCGTCCACTTCTGCTGCTTGATGAATTtcatcatccatttcatctctcATCTGCTCATTCATGGATGAAGCAGAAGAGTTCTCTAGGTCTGACTCAACAGAAAGCTTGTCAGTCAGATACATCTCAGCcatgtcttcatcatcatctagcAAATGTTCTATTTCATCCCTCACCTGCCAATCAACATGTGTATACACATTCACATGAAaaagaacacacacacacacacataaaggATTTCACTAAAAATGGCACCCAGAAATTCCAAACTTACAAAAAACAGTACTTTTCTAATGTTTCGTTAAGTGACTGTCATTTAGTGTAAAACTCTGATCGGTTGCAATGTTTAGTAGAACCCCGAAGAAATGCAATGAAAGCCCAATTAATCAAGTGAAGTACCTTCTGGACACGTCCTGATATAGCAACCAAGCGGCTTTTGATTTGGCGGACACGTTCTAAATTCAAAGTACTAATCTTGGAACTGAGCTTCTCCAAAGCTGGATGAGCTTCTTTCTCCAATCCCTTTGCCTGTTTTTAAACCCAAACAGATTAAAAACTTAAACAGTGATGTAGTTTTGCTTCGGTGAGAACCATGAAGTTATAAATGAAGTACATAAAACAAAGGGATTTGTATATACTTACTTCATTTTCTAAGGAAGTGCAAGCAGCCTCAAGACAAGTCTCTAGTGCTACAAACTCAAAGCTAAGAACCTTTGATCCATATAATTGcttcttcacaacttctttCCCTACTCCATCATGTTGACCACTTGGAGAATTCTGACGCGACTCTCCCAAATCATGCAACTTTGTATGACCATCATCATTACCCTCCTATACATAAACGTTTTCACAAATGGAAGAGGAGAGATATGATCATATATATCTATCATATATGAAATGCCAAGTTCAAACATAATGGCAAAAACCGAATGATAAAAAACGCAATCCTTGCAAATGATTGATTATACATCAGTAGTTCAGTACGAGTTCCTAAATCATACTTTAAAAGTAGCCAAAAGAAATCTAAGATacaaaagaaagacaaaaagtTTAGAGCCTTCGAGAAACCATACTAACATTATTCTAGAGGATTACCAACATTATTCTAAAGGAAAAAAAGTAAAAGCAACAAAAGATTCTGATAGAAAACCACAAGCTAGATGAATAAGAATGCAAGAAACTGCTAACCGAAGCTATGGTGGTTGCTTGTTGATGGCGGACCAGCCTACGTCGAAGCTCGTCAACGAACGGCGTGACAGAAAGGTCAGCGGAGTTGACCAGCAAGACCTCCTGGGCAGTGATGATGGCCTTGATGTGTTCCAGGTTTATAACaatagctctctctctccctagcACCGTCGACGGGCACCGCAGAACCGGGTCGAGGATCCGGAGGTCCCGGGCCGGCAGACCCGTGCGCCGCATGATGGCGTGTTTTCCGGCCTCCAAAACTTGAGAGTTGCCTTCGGAGTCAATCAGCAGCCACGCACGAACACTAGTTGTAGCCTTGGTCCCTTTCTTCCTGGGCCCAAGAAGGCCCACTGACCCGGCGACGGGTGGACGGTGGGATCCGGCGGGGTCTTCTACGGCTGGCGGGCTTGACTTGGAGGGCTGGGGAAGAAGCTGATGATGAGGTCTCATGGTGGCCTGGAGTGACACGGTTGGCTGTTTGTGCCGCTATATATGCTAAGGGATCTCTTTTCTTCACGTGAGACCGAATAAAGAAAGACATGGGCTACGGGGATTTGTTATCGTTAGCATTAGATTCCacgtcgtcttcttcttctgctagactttcttttcttttttattttttatatttttattactaTTATTTATGATGAAATAGCTGcaagatttttcttttgtttttagaaAACAAAAGGCTAACATCACGACCAAGCGCTCTAGGTCAGCCTAATTGGTGAAAGATAATGAGAAGTATATTTGAGATTATTTATAGGAGACAAAAGCGCTTTTGAATTAATTGAAGAAGTTGAAGAATATTCATAGAGAGGAGTTTTATGTATGGAGAAAAATTCACCATCAGTGTCTCTACACTTTGGTGCCAAGTCCAATTTCATACACAGATTCTCATCTCTACAATGTGATATCTTAAGTCTTATTTTGATATTGACGATATGTCTCCGTCCAATTTATGTGACGGTTCTGTCAAAAAGCTGACGTGGCAAGTATATGGAAACCCAAAAAAGGATAAATGACCAAGttacctttttattttgttaattcaattgttctttcttttcttctttctgacaCCATCGCTTCACCACCACTTCTCCGCTGCAATTCcaattcaaaaccctaatttcttagcTTTCTTTATTTGATTACTAGTCTGAAGGACCAAAATTTGTTCAAATACCATACAAAATCATCAAGAAAACCAGATAAACTAGATACAAAATCATCAATCACCAATGAAAGAGAAAGTTTTCTCTACTCAGATCTATTCAGTTTGTTCTTGATTCGTTGAAATTTGTTTGTGAATCAAGCTATTTGTGTTACTCATCATGATTAATCTTCAAGATTCAGTTTTTTTGTATCCAGTTTTGAAGAAAAATGGTGTATTCTACTCAAACCTGCAACACCATCTCAGTCAGATTGGACGAGACTAATTACGCTACTTGGGTCTTTCAAATGCAACATCACATCAGAGGTCATGGTCTCTTGAAGTTTGTTGATGGTTCACACCCCTGCCCAcctcaatttctttcttcttttacttcttttcttttataaatcAAGCCATATAAGGCCAAATTTCTAGGTTTATTTCtatgttcttcttcctcctctgcaTCTAAGAACATTCATTAATTTCTTGATGGGTCGTTAGCCGTAACAAGTTGAAAATAACCCAACCTATATGGAACAGAGTTAATAAAGCCTCTCGAGGCTGCTCCTAAAACGACGTCCTTGCACTGCTCTTCTTCAAAGTTGTTGCTGCCCTTGTTTGAGCTTCAACAAACAAAGCAAGCTAAGATGGATGCAATCATATAatcaagatgatttgaatctttttCAGGAATGATGGATGTAATTTGCTCAGTTTTTGTTGATGCTAGATCTAGATCCATATATGGGTTGGGTAGGGGATGAAATTGATGGCTGATTTATTATTAGCCAGCTATttgttgatgtcataatttgaTTCAACAAATACTTTTAACTTTTCAATCCATTCCATGTAGGAcgcgttgaaatgtcaaagagtccaAGCAGGGCTCTGACCTTTCAACGCACTTAAACCTTTCATCTAGAAAGAAAAGGAATCCTTAGATGACTAGTGAGATGCCTAACCATGGTATTCCAAGTCTTTAACCCTGGACCTCCACCTCTTTAATCTTGGACGGTAACCATGTGATTGACTCACCATCTTGGATGGCAAGGCAAAAACATATCATGACCTCACTACCAAAGAAGCATAATCCAAAGGAACCAAGAGCCTCAACCCCAAAGACCAAGAGTTCGACCCCCAAGCTTAGAAGCCACGACCTCCAAGGCTAAGGCCTCGACTACTAGGATCACTCTTAGACAAAGTGATTGCAAAGGAGACATATTTAGCAGAAATCAAGGGCCAACTCTTACCTTCTAGGGCCAGGTGTCACGCTTTGATGATGACAGGTATGGTCTATGGGCATGGCCCAAGAGTGATGTGAGGGGAAGAGACCACATAGTGGTGACACCTATCACGTACTAACTCTGTCAACATATCACTTGGAGTGTCAGTACATAGAAAGTAGGGGTTGACACTTCGATTTTAGGGAAGAGCCTATACCCTTCCTTTCCACCTCAACTACTCATTCTCCTATAAATATCAATCCTTCACAAGCAGAAATGGGGACTttagctctctcttctctcccaaaACTATGCCAAAATATATATACCATGAAGCTCTGCCAGTTGGAGGCGATAGAGGCCCAACATAAGGTGACGGAAGtctgagacgagactatcagtttcacccgaCAAGGAGCTTGGATggccaacatcaggtgaaggaagcccaaGGCAaggctatcagtttcacccaacaaggcgACTTGAAGGCCTAACATCAAGTGAAGGAAGCCCAAGGGgatgcccaacatcaggtgaaggaaccCCGAGGCAaggctatcagtttcacccaacaaagtagcttggaggcccaacatcaggtgaaggaagtccaagatgagactatcagtttcacccaacaaggagcttggatgcCCAACATCAGGAGAAGGAAGCCTGAGGCAAGgttatcagtttcacccaataAGGCGGCTTggaggcccaacatcaggtgaaggaatcCCGAGGCGaggctatcagtttcacccaacaaggcagcttggaggcccaacatcaggtgaaggaagtctgagacgagactatcagtttcacctaAGAAGGAGCTAGGACACCCAACATAAGGTGAATGAAGCCCGAGGCGaggctatcagtttcacccaacaaggtagcttggaggcCTAACATCAGGCGAAGGGAGCCCAAGACCAAAcaatcagtttcacccaacaagaaGCTTGGATGCCCAatatcaggtgaaggaagcccgaggtGAGGCTATCAGTTTCATCCAACAAGGCATCTTGGAGTCCCAACATTAGGCTAAGGGAGCCCAAGACcaaactatcagtttcacccaacaaggcagCTTAGAGGCTCAATATCAGGTGAAGGGAGCCCAAGGCCAAGCTATATCACTTTCACCCAACataggagcttggaagcccaagaCCACCGAGTCCGTATCTTTAGTAATTCAGTCACAAGAGGTGGATGACCAAGACTAGGCACATGACCACCGAGGTCATACTTTTAGCCACACGAGGTAGAAGATCGAGGTTACTTATGTTGTCAAACTAATCGAAGGAAAAGATAAGCCCGACCatttgaagaaaacaaccccaccactttacacttggatttcaacAAAACTTTCGTTGACTCATTGATGTTGAAATTGGCACCAACACTAATCTAATTAATTGCACTGATCTGAATATGAATCAATCAGGGAATGGATTTATTACTAAAGTCTTGGTTACTGGTGATTGATGATCCGGCTAGATCCTTTTTCTAATGCCCTGTAAccttgttgttttgaattggtgGAATTAACATAATAATACATTCATCTAAACAATGTATAATGGgatcaaaacaagaacaagtaaACAAGAGggttgtgaagaagaagaagaagaagaatgggagttattgagagagagagagagctgttcATGCttcatcttttatttttaattattctattaatcttcttcttcttcttcttcttcacaaccCTCTTGTttacttgttcttgttttgatcCCATTATACATTGTTTAGATGAATGTATTATTATGTTAATTCCACTGATTCAAAACAGCAAGGTTACAGGGCATTAGAAAAAGGATCTTAATAAAAATATCTCATGCGTGAATTCGAAGTCCCCGTTTGCTGCGCACATACCTCCGCTAAGCACAGTGCCCCTATGCCATTTGCTTTTACCTACCTGTGCAGCACCTGCACGCCTAGTGTACAAGCCCGCCTGCACACGCCTAGTGTACAAGCCCGCCTGCACACGCCTAGTGTACAAGCCCGCCTGCACACACCTAGGATTGAAGCTCGACTGCAATTCTGCTCTCGGATCTAAAGCACACCAGCAATCCTGCACATCTGTAATCTTACCACGCAATCGGGATCGCGAAACAGCCTACAATCCTACTTTAGGATTGATAGCAAGTGTGGCAATCCTAAAAGCATACACGCTTGCATCAACACGCTCGTGTATTTAGAATTTCAAGCTTCGAAATTCATAAGTAAGTTTTCACAAGTAAGTTTTCCccatttttgaaatttaaattttttattttcttcggggacttgcaaaatcccttctcctacatcctacctttcttataacgtgggttcaaTCCACAAAAGCGGAACCGTGGGGAGCTCACGCTAAATTACGAACTAAAGCGTTCGTAAACCACAAACTAaaagcgttcgtgagcatagaaATATTaaggactaagagcgttcatgagcaTTAAAATTTGACCATACAAACATCATCgttttcaatccaaatccaaattttggaaattatcaacaaagacagtggttataaccctttctcactaggctcatccaattaattgtggtgtctaggaaaggtttaaACTTAGAGAACGGTTTTACAAGTGAGCatagctccaccaaaatctcgccttacctggtcacaatcaaattggagttaccgaagaGATTGAGTAACTACTGCTTGTCTAAGCTTGACTAtcatttttggattaaattttgatttataAATTTTGACataatcattggctttcattgaaataaagtgtcgattttaattcgaactttattcattcaattATGTTTCtcagagagctagaatgccttgtcgatagtgctactacgcacaccatacttcgaaataggcagttatttcttgagatgacgCCTATTCGATCTTCAATGACTATGATGGTAGGGTCatataaattgattcatggtcgaggaccagctcaattcttaTTGCCAAATAGCACAATCATtcatgtcactgaagctctctacactCCTAGGGCTAGAAGAACCCTTCTGAGCTTTAAAGATacaagagccaatggttttcatgtggaaacacattataagaatggacaagagttcctttgcatcacctctaatgactacaaacataaacgagtattagagaaacttatatgTCGTTCTaatgggttgtatgcaaccactattcaaatCATCAAatcaaaccatgtcatgagagatgttATGGatttccgacacatataggctttagcatgaccgtttgggacacccaagtcgtgacatgatgatccgtctattaAAGGCTTCACACAGACCACCATTCTttagaacgaagagaagtaagaatcaaaaattgattcgagGAGAAGCATGACACACCCCTGCTCTTCAAGGTGCCACCACCGTGCTAGATCGGCCACCAATGGCCTGcgctgcctaccccctgcggccatCAATTGGCTTTGACGCCAAGAACCCCAATTCAACTCCTCtttttacttctaaagtcaattgtgatttcatggctcaaccaaactccttattggttgcttctaaagcccatcttttgtTATGTAAAGCCTGCCttttaggatcgagaccatcctacacaaaggacactaaggaaataattccatttttacatagaatccaaggggattctgtgaATCAATTCAATCAACTTGCGAACtacttagatgttttatggtgttggttgatgtgcggacacgctggtcacgtgtcgcgCTATCGTCCTCTCGTAATGCTACTTATgataaactcctagcccagatcATATGGCTATGGATTCACTACccggatcatcccattcagtcaattcgaATTGATAATACTAAAGAGTTTATATCGAAAAaatttcgatgactattgcgtATCATTAGGGATTCATATTAGGcattatattcccatgtacacaccccaATGGTCTTGcgaaaaagccaccattaaatgactacgatggtagcccggacattggtaatgcgcaccaatatttccgcttggggttatgcaatatcgcatgcagctatgctaattctttTACGAGTcatagccactcaacttttatttatgttacagctagtgactgggtgcgagtttaatatctcgtaCGTATGCATATA
It encodes:
- the LOC112165978 gene encoding magnesium transporter MRS2-3, translated to MRPHHQLLPQPSKSSPPAVEDPAGSHRPPVAGSVGLLGPRKKGTKATTSVRAWLLIDSEGNSQVLEAGKHAIMRRTGLPARDLRILDPVLRCPSTVLGRERAIVINLEHIKAIITAQEVLLVNSADLSVTPFVDELRRRLVRHQQATTIASEGNDDGHTKLHDLGESRQNSPSGQHDGVGKEVVKKQLYGSKVLSFEFVALETCLEAACTSLENEAKGLEKEAHPALEKLSSKISTLNLERVRQIKSRLVAISGRVQKVRDEIEHLLDDDEDMAEMYLTDKLSVESDLENSSASSMNEQMRDEMDDEIHQAAEVDDRNSDTGTGTSKQLDVEELEMLLEAYFVQIDGTLNKLSTLREDVDDTEDYINIMLDDKQNQLLQMGVVLSTATLVVNAFIVVAGIFGMNIGIELFDEELKTGNKKFMWTIGGSSMACVFFFVIAIAWGKHMRLLDIPSLFFVCSRRIRKNVRWFA
- the LOC112167969 gene encoding glutamate receptor 2.8, yielding MGVVVNVGAIIDNSSRIGKEQRVAMEMAVEDFCANNSQRLVLQIKHSRRDPMQAALAARDLINMQEVQAILGPHTWEETSLVAAVGSENHIPIVSFAEATPNWATELWPFLVQASHNELKQMEAVAAIVKSFEWYQVTVIYQDRDYSSNEILPGLSRALRQVGSEISQLVALPPFGSSSLVRELEKLRQDQYRVVIVHLSLPLALQLFEKAKEMKMMEKDYVWITTDPITSLVHSFNASTISAMQGVIGVKSFFPESESPQFQGFHRRFRKRFSSEYPEEENNDPGVFAAQAYDAARAVVLAVTQRKHNGRPLLENILRSDFHGLSGKIQFTDQKLPLQKMFQIINVIGKSYRELGYWSDGLGFTQTIGGNDTTSSSMKDFGSVFWPGGTFYTPKGWTVSTSSKPLRIGVPTGAAFKQYANVEKDPLGNNFSFGGIAIDLFEETLIKLPYHLPYEFFPFNGTYDSLVQQIHSSKFDAVVGDVAIVSQRYQYAEFTNPYSEAGLMMIVPVRSKFCSKAWLFMNPFTRAMWALIVAINVYNGFVVWLIERNYCPELRGSLPNQIGTLIWLSFTTLCSLHGEKLHSNLSRMTMVVWLFVALVITQTYTANLTSMLTVQQLEPAVAGVDALLQSNAVVGYCKGSFVSMYLKKVLKFSPDHIQEFSSPEEYAKALKSKAIAAAFLEVPFAKIFLGQYCKDFVSVGPTFKVGGFGFAFPRGSPLLPSVNEAMLKVAESGKLRELENDMLASQKCLDAETDGRTPSLSPSSFWVLFTFSGGTSTIALLVYIFRIHKSMLKHKTIWNLMLAVINQWGNPSMQRFSRRDSDISPETPTHSANVPNLQAQV